In a genomic window of Malassezia japonica chromosome 4, complete sequence:
- a CDS encoding uncharacterized protein (TransMembrane:11 (i93-110o130-148i160-179o185-209i221-240o252-276i300-322o334-351i363-386o406-428i435-453o); EggNog:ENOG503NUD0; COG:U), with amino-acid sequence MEPAMLAAPPETGGVDAAVYAAERNAQEHGPNKRTDGRGKVPRHGRRSTEPPLDAQVAPRADMMSWSTHIDAVAEETPLVSLRAGPSHERRRTLSLLALYASIFTMAMAMSLDAMSFNLYLNYACSEFNALSSMGTVMIVQQLVRAIAKPPVAKLSDVVGRIGTLLLVLGLYAGGYAIMASATSFMMLLGGTIVQSLGATGVQVLQSVIIADTTSVQWRGLLIGTVNVPYLVNFALAGPLVDFALRTHGWRFGFGIWVLAVPLSAAPLLVTLLVGYRRARRRAQRSAPPPTPSVWREMDLLGMGLFSSGLTLVLLPLSLGGFSAVAEGWTSESQQLVAGFLLLGAFALWQARTATPFLPYSALSNFTVMAVCTIGALDFAGFYLSWTYLAPFIMILKDWDQVRTAYFVSAQNVTSTITGIIVGMLMAYTRRLKGFLTYGYIVRVLGIALMIHFRSLGHTAVTLVLCQVLQGIGGGSVALTMQVAVQVAVPPTRVAVVTAFELLTTEVGAAVGSALASALFTSLLRPALDTHLPYLPHTELDRIQGNLGAVLEYPVGSLERIGITQAWVDVMRTLCITSLLVQVPALAMTFFIPEMNLHDSHTHRHRAADPERDEPHGTPLESPARFQSPPWSRDRRPAPGK; translated from the coding sequence ATGGAGCCGGCTATGCTCGCCGCACCACCCGAGACTGGGGGAGTGGATGCAGCTGTATATGCTGCAGAGCGCAATGCACAGGAGCATGGGCCGAATAAGCGTACCGACGGACGCGGCAAGGtgccgcggcacggccggcggagcaccgagccgccgctcgacgcgcaaGTCGCGCCCCGTGCTGATATGATGAGCTGGAGCACGCACATTGATGCGGTCGCAGAAgagacgccgctcgtctcgctgcgtgcgggACCGAGCCACGAGCGGAGGCGCACGCTgtcgctcctcgcgctgtACGCATCCATATTTACCATGGCGATGGCcatgtcgctcgacgcgatgTCGTTCAATCTCTACTTGAACTATGCGTGCTCCGAGTTTAACGCACTCTCGTCGATGGGCACTGTGATGATTGTGCAGCAGCTTGTGCGTGCGATCGCCAAGCCGCCCGTCGCGAAACTGTCGGACGTGGTGGGGCGCatcggcacgctcctctTGGTTCTCGGGCTGTACGCCGGAGGCTACGCGATCATGGCCTCTGCGACATCGTTCATGATGCTGCTCGGGGGCACGATCGTGcagtcgctcggcgcgaccgGCGTCCAAGTGCTGCAGTCGGTGATCATCGCCGATACGACTTCGGTGCAGTGGCGTGGCCTGTTGATCGGCACGGTCAACGTGCCGTACCTGGTCAACTTTGCGCTCGCGgggccgctcgtcgactttgcgctgcgcacgcacggcTGGCGCTTTGGATTCGGGATCTGGGtgctcgccgtgccgctctcggccgcgccgctcttgGTCACGCTCCTGGTCGGCTaccgccgggcgcgccgccgcgcgcagcgcagcgcgccgccgcccacgccgagcgtctgGCGCGAGATGGACTTGCTGGGCATGGGCCTCTTTTCCAGCGGCCTCaccctcgtcctcctcccGCTTTCCCTCGGGGGCTTTTCTGCCGTGGCCGAAGGCTGGACGAGCGAGagccagcagctcgtcgccggtTTCCTCCTGCTTGGCGCTTTTGCGCTCTGGCAGgcacgcaccgcgacgccgttTCTTCCGTACTCGGCGCTGTCCAACTTTACCGTGATGGCCGTCTGCACGATTGGCGCCTTGGACTTTGCTGGGTTCTACTTGTCGTGGACGTACCTCGCGCCGTTCATCATGATCCTCAAGGACTGGGACcaggtgcgcacggcctaCTTTGTTTCTGCACAAAACGTCACGTCGACCATCACCGGCATCATTGTAGGGATGCTGATGGCCTATACGCGGCGCCTAAAAGGCTTCCTTACGTACGGCTACATTGTGCGCGTGCTTGGCATTGCGCTCATGATCCACTTCCGGTCGCTTGGGCACACGGCCGTGACGCTGGTCCTGTGCCAGGTCCTCCAAGGCATCGGTGGCGGGTCGGTCGCGCTCACGATGCAGGTCGCCGTGCAggtcgccgtgccgccgacgcgcgtcgcagtCGTGACGGCGTTTGAGCTGCTCACCAccgaggtcggcgcggcggtcggcagcgcgctcgcgagcgcgctcTTTACGTCGCTcctgcgcccggcgctcgacacgcaccTGCCCTATCTTCCGCACACCGAGCTCGATCGCATCCAGGGCAACCTCGGCGCGGTACTCGAGTACCCGgtcggctcgctcgagcgcatcggcatTACACAAGCATGGGTCGACGTGATGCGCACGCTGTGCATCACCTCGCTGCTTGTGCAGGTGCCGGCGCTGGCCATGACCTTTTTCATCCCGGAAATGAACTTGCACGATAGCCACACGCACCGCCACCGTGCCGCGGACCCCGAGCGGGACGAGCCGCATGGCACGCCGCTGGAATCGCCCGCGCGCTTCCAGTCGCCGCCATGGAGCCGCGACCGCCGGCCTGCGCCAGGAAAATAG
- a CDS encoding uncharacterized protein (EggNog:ENOG503P6EF; COG:S): MHVLPYVAVAPCVAEVLDEVQGGAVDQESVWVNAYIAAPERCTAETSVQIKKGAHGVEITSSSPAFPVEAKSARCVAVQSQSTVKTPWVDVCIAEEKGGIPFADGPRGAWRFALSVSASGMERWCAGGPSGALHVGEWANSTDPFRTPIPLAGHASDITSVRFFPSGEVVLTTSLDMRAKIYSAIDGSNPRTLAGHTRAVYCSAILGRGREVLTGSADGTVRVWDVGQATTKTTLTAPDHAAVLALDVDEEHAYGGLASGQLAVWALSGGAPRLVPVPAAPGGEAGRVQALAVDLAAHRLALGTSSGVCAVYDTRDLAAVATFWRNTAEVTDVHWAGAELLVSTSDGLPFRASLAPQVLVEYAGWDADPVDALRPARGGVVAVGAGEYARYAENCTAAV; this comes from the coding sequence ATGCACGTCCTTCCCTATGTCGCGGtcgcgccgtgcgtcgccgaggtcctGGACGAAGTGCAGGGCGGGGCGGTCGACCAGGAGAGCGTGTGGGTCAATGCGTACATAGCCGCGCCGGAGCGGTGCACGGCCGAAACCAGCGTGCAGATCAAAAAAGGAGCGCACGGCGTGGAAATcacctcctcctcgcctGCCTTTCCCGTCGAGGCCAAGAGCGCACGGTGCGTCGCGGTCCAGTCACAGTCCACCGTCAAGACGCCGTGGGTAGACGTGTGCATTGCGGAAGAGAAAGGGGGGATTCCGTTCGCCGAcgggccgcgcggcgcatggcgctttgcgctcagcgtgtcggcctcgggcaTGGAGCGCTGGTGCGCGGGCGGCCCcagcggtgcgctgcacgtcggcgagtgGGCCAACAGCACTGACCCCTTTCGCACGCCGATTCCCCTTGCGGGCCACGCAAGCGACATtacgagcgtgcgcttctTTCCAAGTGGCGAAGTGGTGCTCACGACGTCGCTCGACATGCGCGCCAAGATCTACTCGGCGATCGACGGATCGAATCCACGCACACTCGCAGGGCACACGCGCGCGGTGTACTGCAGCGCGAtcctcgggcgcgggcgcgaaGTGCTCACCGGGAGCGCCGACGGCACCGTCCGGGTTTGGGACGTCGGCCAAGCGACGACCAAGACGACGCTCACGGCGCCCGaccacgccgccgtgctTGCActggacgtcgacgaggagcatgCATACGGCGGCCTCGCCAGCGGGCAGCTCGCCGTGTGGGCGctgagcggcggcgcgccgcgcctcgtgcctgtccctgcggcgcccggcggggaggccgggcgcgtgcaggcgctggccgTCGACCTTGCTGCCCaccgccttgcgctcggcacgagcagcggcgtgtgTGCCGTGTATGATACCCGCGacctcgcggccgtcgcgacCTTTTGGCGAAACACGGCCGAGGTGACCGACGTGCATtgggccggcgccgagctgcttgtGAGCACGTCCGACGGCCTGCCGTTtcgtgcgtcgctcgcgccgcaggtcctcgtcgagtACGCGGGCTGGGACGCGGACcccgtcgacgcgctgcgtcccgcgcgcggcggcgtcgtcgcggtcggcgccggggAGTATGCGCGGTATGCAGAGAATTGTACGGCAGCTGTGTAA
- the prp10 gene encoding U2 snRNP component prp10 (EggNog:ENOG503NVKB; BUSCO:EOG092608T8; COG:A) — protein sequence MSDPGMERRREAGPSRGYEPAPVDDEPRVNPLDQFTAPAELLNEYADDSYDPMAERAESHQIQSRQSDYQKRRFNRDPGPRDGADENYADAMRRANIEREEERVRRFIEDKEKRVDEPEEKEKVAPDATPRVERKRRWDVAPEEPEETKRRRSRWDETPAEEPKRSRWDETPAREPQRRSRYLSDQELDSLLPKEGYKIVEPPPGYEPIRAPGQKLMDAPNADAGFTMQEVRDDAGAGGVGEMGADLPTDVPGIGELAFMKPEDQVYFKKALVEEGEQRLPKEERRERLILQLLLKIKNGTPQLRKQALKQLTESARVFGAGPLFDKILPLLMERTLEDQERHLLVKVIDRVLYRLDDLVRPYVHRILVVIEPLLIDEDYFVRVEGREIISNLAKAAGLAHMISTMRPDIDHADEYVRNTTARALAVVGTSLGVPAILPFLRAVCRSKKSWQARHTAIRVVQQIAISMGCGVLPHLRALVDCIEKGLEDEQQKVKTMTALALSALAEASAPYGIESFENVLKPLWMGIRQHRGKGLAAFLKAVGFIIPLMDADSTLYFVKEVTPTLIREFQSADDEMRRIVLKVVKQCAATDGVTGAFLREEMLPDYVKHFWVRRMALDRRNYREVVATTVELAHKVGVSEIVGRLVHILKDESEPFRRMAMDAIKDVVGQLGTADVDERLEVLLIDGMIFAFQEQSMEDKVMLDGLGVVAGALGMRTKPYLTQIVSTILWRLNNKNAQTRQQAADLTTKLAMVIKQCGEDALLSNLGVVLFEQLGEEFPESLASIIQAENAIANVVGMTHMNPPVKDLLPRMTPILRNRHERVQEASINLIGSIADRGAEFVSAREWMRICFELLDLLKAQRKSIRRAAVNSFGYIAKAIGPQDVLQVLLTNLRVQERQSRVCSTVAIAIVAETCGPFTCLPAILNEYRTPEANVQHGCLKALGWVFEYIGEMSKDYVHSVVTLLDDALTDRDTVHRQSAASIVKHLALGTAGLGHEDSMQHLLNLVWPNIFETSPHVINSVMDAVEAMRVTLGPGVLLYHALQGLFHPARKVREIYVRTYNTNYLGAQDALVPYYPRFDAFNTERNDYTRHDLGVFL from the coding sequence ATGTCGGATCCAGGGATGGAGCGGAGGCGCGAGGCGGGTCCCTCGCGCGGGTACGAGCCAGCGCCTGTGGACGATGAGCCGCGTGTGAACCCGCTGGACCAGTTTACTGCGCCGGCGGAGCTGTTGAACGAGTATGCGGACGACTCATACGACCCGAtggcggagcgcgccgagtcaCACCAGATTCAGTCGCGCCAGTCGGACTACCAGAAGCGCCGCTTCAACCGCGACCCCGGTCCGCGCGACGGTGCGGATGAGAACTATGCGgacgcgatgcgccgcgcgaacATTGAGCGCGAAGaagagcgcgtgcgccgctttatcgaggacaaggagaagcgcgtcgacgagccggaGGAGAAGGAAAAGGtggcgccggacgcgacgccgcgcgtcgagcgcaagcgccgctgGGACGTTGCGCCAGAGGAGCCGGAGGAgaccaagcgccgccgctcgcgctgggaCGAGACGCCGGCCGAAGAGccgaagcgctcgcgctgggacgagacgccggcgcgcgagccgcagcgccgctcgcgctacCTCTCGgaccaggagctcgacTCGCTGCTGCCGAAAGAAGGCTACAAGATCgtcgagccgccgccgggctACGAGCCGATCCGTGCGCCGGGCCAAAAGCTGATGGATGCGCCGAACGCTGACGCGGGCTTTACCATGCAagaggtgcgcgacgatgccggcgcgggcggtgTCGGCGAGATGGGCGCCGACCTGCCGACCGACGTGCCGGGCattggcgagctcgcgtTTATGAAGCCCGAGGACCAGGTGTACTTCAAAAAGGCACTGGTCGAAGaaggcgagcagcgcctgccgaaagaggagcgccgcgagcgcctcatcctgcagctcctctTGAAAATCAAAaacggcacgccgcagctgcgcaagcaggcgctcaagcAGCTCACCgagagcgcgcgcgtctttGGCGCGGGGCCGCTCTTTGACAAGATTTTGCCACTGTTGatggagcgcacgctcgaggaccagGAGCGCCACCTGCTTGTCAAGGTGATTGACCGTGTGCTGtaccgcctcgacgacctcgtgCGCCCGTATGTGCACCGTATCCTGGTCGTGATCGAGCCGCTGCTCATCGACGAGGACTACTTTGTGCGTGTCGAGGGCCGCGAAATTATTAGCaacctcgccaaggccgcgggcctcgcgcacatgatctcgacgatgcgccccGACATTGACCATGCGGACGAGTACGTGCGCAATACGactgcgcgtgcgctcgccgtcgtcggcacgtcgctcggtGTGCCTGCGATCCTCCCGTTCCTGCGCGCCGTCTGCCGCTCGAAAAAGAGCTGgcaggcgcggcacacGGCGATCCGTGTCGTGCAGCAGATTGCGATCTCGATGGGCTGTGGTGTGCTGCCCCATCtgcgcgcgctggtcgacTGTATCGAGAAAgggctcgaggacgagcagcAAAAGGTCAAGACCATgaccgcgctcgcgctctcggcgctcgccgaggcctcggcgccgtatGGTATCGAGAGTTTTGAAAACGTGCTCAAGCCGCTCTGGATGGGCATCCGGCAGCACCGCGGCAAAGGCCTCGCGGCGTTCCTCAAGGCGGTCGGCTTCATCATCCCCCTGATGGATGCGGACTCGACGCTGTACTTTGTCAAAGAGGTCACGCCCACGCTCATCCGCGAGTTCCAGTCGGCGGACGACGAGATGCGCCGCATTGTGCTCAAGGTCGTGAAGCAGTGCGCGGCCACCGACGGCGTCACCGGCGCGTTCCTCCGCGAGGAGATGCTGCCCGACTATGTGAAGCACTTTtgggtgcgccgcatggcgctcgaccgccgcaaCTACCGCGAGGTGGTCGCGACcaccgtcgagctcgcgcacaaGGTCGGCGTGAGCGAGATCGTGGGCCGCCTCGTGCACATCCTCAAGGACGAGAGCGAGCCGTTCCGGCGCATGGCGATGGACGCGATCAAggacgtcgtcggccagctcggcacggccgatgtcgacgagcgcctcgaggtcctACTGATCGACGGCATGATCTTTGCGTTCCAGGAGCAGTCGATGGAGGACAAGGTCATGCTCGATGGCCTCGGCGTtgtcgccggcgcgcttggCATGCGCACCAAGCCCTACCTGACGCAGATCGTCTCGACGATCCTGTGGCGCCTCAACAACAAGAACGCGCAGACGCGTCAGCAGGCCGCGGACCTCACCACGAAGCTCGCGATGGTCATCAAGCAGTgcggcgaggacgcgctcctctcCAACCTCGGTGTCGTGCTctttgagcagctcggcgaagAGTTccccgagtcgctcgcctCGATCATCCAGGCGGAGAATGCGATCGCGAACGTGGTCGGCATGACGCACATGAATCCCCCGGTCAAGGATCTCCTGCCCCGCATGACGCCGATCCTGCGCAACCgccacgagcgcgtgcaggaGGCGAGCATCAACTTGATCGGCAGCATCGCcgaccgcggcgccgagtttgtaagcgcgcgcgagtgGATGCGTATCTGtttcgagctgctcgacctgctcaaggcgcagcgcaagagcattcgccgcgcggccgtcaACAGCTTTGGCTACATCGCCAAGGCGATCGGCCCGCAGGACGTGCTGCAGGTGCTGCTCACCAACCTGCGCgtgcaggagcgccagAGCCGTGTGTGCTCGACGGTGGCGATCGCGATTGTCGCCGAGACCTGCGGTCCATTTACCTGTCTGCCGGCGATCCTGAACGAGTACCGCACGCCCGAGGCCAACGTGCAGCACGGGTGCctcaaggcgctcggctgGGTGTTTGAGTACATCGGCGAGATGAGCAAGGACTATGTGCACAGCGTCGTGAccctcctcgacgacgcgctcaccGACCGCGACACGGTGCACCGCCAGTCGGCTGCGAGCATCGtcaagcacctcgcgctcggcaccgccGGCCTCGGGCACGAGGACAGCATGCAGCACCTGCTCAACCTCGTGTGGCCCAACATCTTTGAGACCTCGCCGCACGTCATCAACTCGGTGATGGACGCGGTGgaggcgatgcgcgtcACGCTGGGGCCGGGCGTCCTGCTCTACCATGCGCTCCAGGGTCTCTTCCACCCTgcgcgcaaggtgcgcgagATCTACGTGCGCACGTACAACACCAActacctcggcgcgcaggacgccCTCGTGCCGTACTACCCCCGGTTCGACGCGTTCAACACGGAGCGCAACGACTACACGCgccacgacctcggcgtgTTCTTGTAA
- the ESA1 gene encoding histone acetyltransferase (EggNog:ENOG503NV9K; COG:B), protein MAPRNGGSGKQAAPAVTSAGGTYALGDIVVGSKLYVEKTNPDSGETEQRQAEVLSIREKRQNKLHMLQAAQESGKSVEEEKPETDFYVHYCEFNKRLDEWVPSTKLVLSREIEWPKPAEPSTATKQTKRKVVHGVRATGASESPAPESEKSADGEEDKKEEVFSKEKEVEKLRTSGSMTQCASEVSRVKNLNTIQMGKHQIEAWYFSPYPVEYSHIDCLYLCEMCLSYFPSEQLLTRHRKKCTLLHPPGNEIYRSEDISFFEIDGRRQKTWCRNLCLLSKCFLDHKTLYYDVDPFMYYVMCQRDNTGCHLIGYFSKEKESAEGYNVACILTLPQHQRSGFGRLLIEFSYVLSKRENKLGSPEKPLSDLGLLGYRAYWTETIVELLLKTEDEISIDEIANKTAIIHADVLQTCQALNMLKQYQGKHYLVLSDVIIEKHERQMKKKRRRIHPDELNWKPPVFTRDQLRFDMKVSIPGLPKTAPLLPSITQPERAVQRIQEVLEHSSRALVVTGAGVSVDSGIKSYRGENGMYLNEGYRPIYYHEFVHRCGPEEEKRRRYWARSFLGYPPLRIAQPNAAHKAIAALQQAGIVNRLITQNVDRLHYAAGQMEPPQYTELHGSLAEAFGDIERYTTSHIRDDAPGCGFVASRDALQDYFAELNPAWQAWAERLANEPDLSLRRNPDGDVQLEGVDYNTFEYPSCPSCGGLLKPDVVFFGESVKSWVRQATEESAQECDAALIIGTTLATHSAYRIVKQIVAAGKPVVLLNRGPTRADPILTDRIGLDCAEVMHDVAQRMLST, encoded by the exons AtggcgccgcgcaacgGAGGGAGTGGCAagcaggccgcgccggcggtgaCGAGCGCGGGTGGGACGTATGCGCTGGGTGATATCGTTGTCGGCTCGAAGCTCTATGTAGAAAAGACGAACCCCGACAGTGGCGAGaccgagcagcgccaggcggaGGTGCTGTCCATTCGCGAGAAGCGCCAAAACAAGCTGCACATGctccaggcggcgcaggaaaGCGGCAAgagcgtcgaggaggagaagCCGGAGACCGACTTTTACGTGCACTACTGCGAGTTCaacaagcgcctcgacgagtgGGTGCCCTCGACGAAGCTCGTGCTGAGCCGCGAGATCGAGTGGCCGAAGCCAGCTGAGCCGTCCACGGCCACGAAGCAGACCAAGCGCAAGGTcgtgcacggcgtgcgcgcgaccggcgcgtccgagtcgcccgcgccTGAGAGCGAAAAGTCGGCggacggcgaggaggacaaGAAAGAGGAGGTGTTTTCGAAAGAAAAAGAGGTCGAAAAGCTCCGCACGTCGGGCTCCATGACGCAGTGCGCCTCAGAGGTGTCGCGCGTCAAGAACCTCAACACGATCCAGATGGGCAAGCACCAGATCGAGGCGTGGTACTTTAGCCCGTACCCGGTCGAGTACTCGCACATCGACTGCCTGTATTTGTGCGAGATGTGCCTGTCCTATTTCCCTTCCGAGCAGCTTCTGACGCGGCACCGCAAAAAGTGCACGCTTCTGCATCCCCCGGGCAACGAGATCTACCGCAGCGAGGACATTTCCTTCTTTGAgatcgacggccgccgccaaaAGACGTGGTGCCGCAACCTGTGCCTGCTCTCCAAGTGCTTCCTCGACCACAAGACGCTGTACTACGACGTCGATCCGTTCATGTACTATGTCATGTGCCAGCGCGACAACACCGGCTGCCACCTCATCGGCTACTTTTCCAAGGAAAAGGAGAGTGCCGAGGGGTACAATGTCGCGTGTATTCTTACCCTGCCGCAGCACCAGCGCTCGGGCTTTGGGCGCCTGCTCATCGAGTTCTCCTACGTGCTGTCGAAGCGGGAGAACAAGCTCGGCTCGCCAGAAAAGCCGCTCTCGGACCTGGGCCTCTTGGGCTATCGCGCGTACTGGACCGAGACCAttgtcgagctcctgctcaAAACCGAGGACGAAATCAGCATCGATGAGATCGCCAACAAGACCGCGATCATCCACGCAGACGTCCTCCAGACATGCCAGGCGCTGAACATGCTCAAACAGTACCAGGGCAAGCACTACCTCGTACTCTCCGATGTCATCATCGAGAAGCACGAGCGCCAAATGAAAAagaagcggcggcgcatccaTCCCGATGAACTCAACTGGAAGCCCCCGGTCTTCACCCGCGACCAGCTCCGGTTCG ACATGAAGGTCTCGATTCCGGGCCTGCCCAagaccgcgccgctcctaCCGAGCATCACGCAGCCAgagcgcgcggtgcagcgcatccaggaggtgctcgagcataGCTCGCGCGCACTCGTCGTcacaggcgcaggcgtctCGGTCGACAGCGGAATCAAATCGTACCGTGGCGAAAATGGAATGTACC TCAACGAGGGCTATCGCCCGATCTACTACCACGAGTTCGTCCACCGCTGCGGGCCAGAAGAGGAGAAGCGCCGGCGGTACTGGGCACGCTCGTTCCTCGGCTACCCGCCactgcgcatcgcgcagccGAACGCGGCCCACAAGGCGAttgccgcgctccagcAGGCTGGAATCGTCAACCGCCTCATTACCCAGAacgtcgaccgcctgcaCTATGCGGCAGGGCAGATGGAACCGCCACAGTACACGGAGCTGCACGGCTCCTTGGCCGAG GCGTTTGGCGACATCGAGCGCTATACCACATCGCACAtccgcgacgatgcgccggggTGCGGCTTtgtcgcgtcgcgcgatGCTCTGCAGGACTACTTTGCGGAACTAAACCCGGCATGGCAGGCGtgggccgagcgcctggccaACGAGCCGGACctctcgctgcgccgcaaccCAGACGGTGACGTACAGCTCGAGGGCGTGGACTACAATACATTTGAATACCCATCCTGCCCGTCGTGCGGCGGCCTCCTCAAGCCGGACGTGGTGTTTTTCGGCGAGAGCGTCAAGTCCTGGGTTCGCCAGGCTACAGAGGAGAGCGCACAGGAGTGCGACGCGGCACTCATTATCGGAACAACGCTCGCGACACACTCGGCCTATCGGATTGTGAAGCAGATTGTCGCGGCGGGCAAGCCAGTCGTCCTCCTGAATCGCGGGCCAACACGCGCCGACCCGATCCTTACGGACCGCATCGGACTCGACTGCGCCGAGGTGATGCACGACGTAGCACAGCGCATGCTGAGTACCTAA